A stretch of Microbacterium sp. 4R-513 DNA encodes these proteins:
- a CDS encoding polysaccharide lyase beta-sandwich domain-containing protein: MLSNTTAVSAVRENTRNAVGAIFWRDAAATVSVGGKAFLTSSARSVVMTEESSTGIRVAVTDPTQARTGTIRVEVARGAAAAVSLSAGVRVVRLTPTIVLDVDVTGARGKEFDAAFRY, from the coding sequence GTGCTGAGCAATACGACCGCCGTGTCAGCGGTGCGGGAGAACACCCGGAACGCGGTCGGGGCGATCTTCTGGAGGGATGCTGCGGCAACCGTCAGCGTCGGCGGCAAGGCGTTCCTCACGTCGTCCGCCCGGTCGGTCGTCATGACCGAGGAGTCCTCGACCGGCATCCGCGTCGCCGTCACCGATCCGACGCAGGCACGGACCGGCACGATCCGCGTCGAGGTGGCGCGCGGGGCCGCGGCCGCTGTCTCGCTCAGTGCGGGGGTGCGCGTCGTGCGACTCACGCCGACGATCGTGCTCGACGTCGACGTGACCGGTGCGCGAGGCAAGGAGTTCGACGCGGCCTTCCGCTACTAG
- a CDS encoding DUF4191 domain-containing protein produces MSGRSTAPEKRPNFFRQLRTLYTYTQKAFPWLPWLIAGIFVLSIAAGVTVGLFIPPVQWWSIVLWSITGVMLGILVSLMTMTRLSTKAMYRQIDGMPGAAGHVLSTSLGRNWTASEMPVGVNPKTQEAVYRVIGRGGVVIVGEGARGRLTRLVNEERSKVTRVASGVPITVLYVGHGDDEVSIDKLASTIKALPKKIDRTTQAAVIKRVDSVSQSLASLPIPKGIDPTRARAPRPR; encoded by the coding sequence ATGTCCGGCCGTTCGACCGCGCCCGAGAAGCGACCCAACTTCTTCCGGCAGCTGCGCACCCTCTACACGTACACCCAGAAGGCCTTCCCCTGGCTCCCCTGGCTCATCGCGGGCATCTTCGTGCTCTCGATCGCGGCCGGCGTCACGGTCGGTCTCTTCATCCCGCCCGTGCAGTGGTGGAGCATCGTCCTGTGGTCGATCACGGGTGTGATGCTCGGCATCCTCGTCTCGCTCATGACCATGACGCGTCTGTCGACGAAGGCGATGTATCGGCAGATCGACGGGATGCCGGGGGCCGCCGGACACGTGCTGTCGACATCGCTCGGTCGCAACTGGACCGCGAGCGAGATGCCGGTGGGCGTCAACCCCAAGACGCAGGAAGCGGTGTATCGCGTCATCGGCCGGGGCGGAGTCGTCATCGTGGGCGAAGGTGCCCGCGGCCGGCTCACGCGCCTCGTGAACGAGGAGCGGTCGAAGGTCACGCGCGTCGCCTCGGGGGTCCCCATCACAGTGCTCTACGTCGGCCACGGTGATGACGAGGTGTCGATCGACAAGCTCGCGTCCACCATCAAGGCGCTCCCCAAGAAGATCGACCGCACGACTCAGGCCGCCGTCATCAAGCGCGTCGACTCCGTCTCGCAGTCGCTCGCATCGCTGCCCATCCCCAAGGGCATCGACCCAACCCGGGCCCGCGCGCCGCGCCCTCGCTGA
- the glnA gene encoding type I glutamate--ammonia ligase, whose protein sequence is MDKQRDFVLRTIEERGVKFVRLWFTDVIGTLKSVAIAPAEVEGAFSEGLGFDGSAIEGLTRSYESDLLAHPDPTTFQILPWRGEIDPTARMFCDITTPDGQPAVADPRHVLKRALAKAADAGFTFYTHPEIEFYLLKSSAFGAEGPEPVDSAGYFDNVPGGTAHDFRRRSVRMLEDLGISVEYSHHEGGPGQNEIDLRYADALATADNIMTFRTVIKEVAIEQGVYATFMPKPLSGQPGSGMHTHMSLFEGDVNAFYEEGAQYQLSKVGRQFIAGLLRHANEISAVTNQFVNSYKRLWGGDEAPSFICWGHNNRSALVRVPLYKPSKGQSSRVEYRALDSAANPYLAYALMLAAGLKGIEEEYELPPEAEDNVWSLTDTERRALGYAPLPASLDHALEYMEESELVAETLGEQVFNYVLLNKRTEWQEYRTQVTPFELKSNLEML, encoded by the coding sequence ATGGACAAGCAGCGTGACTTCGTTCTGCGGACGATCGAGGAGCGGGGCGTCAAGTTCGTCCGGCTCTGGTTCACCGACGTCATCGGCACGTTGAAGTCGGTGGCGATCGCACCCGCCGAAGTGGAAGGCGCGTTCAGCGAGGGCCTCGGGTTCGACGGATCGGCGATCGAGGGGCTGACCCGGTCGTACGAGTCCGACCTCCTCGCGCACCCCGACCCGACGACGTTCCAGATCCTCCCGTGGCGCGGCGAGATCGACCCCACGGCGCGCATGTTCTGCGACATCACGACGCCCGACGGCCAGCCGGCCGTCGCCGACCCTCGGCACGTCCTCAAGCGCGCCCTCGCGAAGGCCGCCGACGCGGGCTTCACCTTCTACACGCACCCCGAGATCGAGTTCTACCTGCTGAAGTCGTCGGCGTTCGGCGCCGAGGGGCCGGAGCCGGTCGACTCGGCCGGCTACTTCGACAACGTGCCCGGGGGCACGGCGCACGACTTCCGCCGCCGGTCGGTCCGCATGCTCGAAGACCTCGGCATCTCGGTCGAGTACAGCCATCACGAGGGCGGCCCTGGCCAGAACGAGATCGACCTGCGCTACGCCGACGCTTTGGCGACGGCGGACAACATCATGACGTTCCGCACCGTCATCAAAGAGGTCGCGATCGAGCAGGGCGTGTACGCCACCTTCATGCCGAAGCCGCTCAGCGGCCAGCCCGGCAGCGGGATGCACACGCACATGTCGCTCTTCGAGGGCGACGTCAACGCCTTCTACGAAGAGGGCGCGCAGTACCAGCTCTCGAAGGTCGGTCGTCAGTTCATCGCGGGCCTGCTGCGCCACGCCAACGAGATCTCGGCCGTCACCAACCAGTTCGTGAACTCGTACAAGCGGCTCTGGGGCGGCGACGAAGCGCCGAGCTTCATCTGCTGGGGTCACAACAACCGCTCCGCGCTCGTGCGCGTGCCGCTCTACAAGCCCAGCAAGGGCCAGTCGTCCCGCGTCGAGTACCGCGCCCTCGACTCGGCCGCGAACCCGTACCTCGCCTACGCGCTCATGCTCGCCGCGGGTCTCAAGGGCATCGAGGAGGAGTACGAGCTGCCCCCCGAGGCCGAGGACAACGTGTGGTCGCTGACGGATACGGAGCGCCGCGCCCTCGGCTATGCGCCGCTGCCGGCGAGCCTCGACCACGCGCTGGAGTACATGGAGGAGTCCGAGCTCGTCGCCGAGACGCTCGGCGAGCAGGTCTTCAACTACGTCCTCCTCAACAAGCGCACCGAGTGGCAGGAGTACCGCACTCAGGTGACGCCGTTCGAGCTGAAGAGCAACCTCGAGATGCTCTGA
- a CDS encoding bifunctional [glutamine synthetase] adenylyltransferase/[glutamine synthetase]-adenylyl-L-tyrosine phosphorylase: MSSTERSSTLTGLARLGFGELGEADALLSELQEALGVGRDILTENVPLAADPDAALGALARVARRDAERVQELSRDRQGWRALWTLLGASSGFGDFYLRHPEELPMLVGAGLALPSPDELRRGLLDAVEATEGFAAAGGENAWIALRVRYRTLLARIAAFDLLSPDPVEQVAPVAAILADAAGAALEASLCVARTKVSGGTAPGLFPREQVAGTRLAIIGMGKTGARELNYVSDVDVIFVAGADDALIAEVGESRIVDIATRLAVQAMRGVSGAEIEPALWEVDANLRPEGKQGALVRTLDSHLSYYDRWAKSWEFQALLKARPIAGDPELGDAYVRAVQPKVWTSAARTDFVDSVQRMRERVTEHIPAAELAHQIKLGPGGIRDVEFTVQLLQLVHGLSDEGIRQRGTLDALEALVTEGYIGRPEAAAFSRDYRILRVLEHRMQLRGLRRTHLMPSRPEELRALARASRLADSGPGVWQVWESVKREVRDIHVRLFYRPLLSAVAALPAEERTLSPEQAHDRLAAIGFADPAGALRHIAALTNGLSRKATIQRHLMPVMIRWFADGADPDYGLLAFRRISERLGDSPWFLRMLRDSSGAAESLTRVLSGSRYVGELMEWIPESAAWLDDDELLVPRTGHALQEEARAIQARHSSTDDAMRSIRGLRRRELLRTAMAAILGIITVEELAESLTTITEVTIQATLRAVRREIVPPEDASLDFSVIAMGRFGGRELGFGSDADVMYVYKPNDVDPQRAHELALKLVAAVRKHSEDHRVPLDLDADLRPEGRNGPLARSLDSYAAYYQRWSLSWEAQALLRARGVAGSVKLIVEFMELADAVRYPASVDPQGLREIKRIKARVENERLPQGVDPARHLKLGPGSLSDVEWLVQLLQLEHAHRVPALRTTSTMKALRAAQEAGLVPESASDRLAAAWRLASRLRSANTLLSGQTSDVLPADRQRLDGIGRLLEYPPRSATQVEEDYLAATRRARREFEKLFYG; encoded by the coding sequence ATGTCTTCGACCGAACGGTCCTCGACCCTCACCGGACTGGCGAGGCTCGGCTTCGGCGAGCTCGGTGAGGCCGATGCCCTGCTGAGCGAGCTTCAGGAAGCACTCGGCGTCGGCCGCGACATCCTCACCGAGAACGTGCCGCTGGCAGCCGACCCGGATGCCGCGCTCGGAGCACTCGCCCGCGTGGCGCGCCGCGACGCGGAGCGGGTGCAGGAGCTGAGCCGCGACCGCCAGGGGTGGCGCGCTCTGTGGACGCTCCTCGGTGCATCGTCCGGCTTCGGCGACTTCTACCTGCGCCATCCCGAGGAGCTGCCCATGCTCGTGGGCGCGGGTCTGGCGCTGCCGTCGCCCGACGAGCTCCGCAGGGGACTCCTCGACGCCGTCGAGGCGACCGAAGGGTTCGCCGCCGCGGGCGGCGAGAACGCGTGGATCGCCCTCCGCGTGCGCTACCGCACTCTGCTGGCGCGGATCGCGGCGTTCGACCTGCTGAGCCCCGACCCGGTCGAGCAGGTCGCGCCGGTCGCGGCGATCCTGGCGGATGCCGCGGGCGCGGCGCTCGAGGCATCCCTCTGCGTCGCACGGACCAAGGTGTCCGGCGGAACCGCACCCGGGCTCTTCCCCCGAGAGCAGGTCGCCGGCACGCGGTTGGCGATCATCGGCATGGGCAAGACGGGCGCCCGCGAGCTCAACTATGTGAGCGACGTGGATGTCATCTTCGTCGCGGGTGCCGACGACGCTCTGATCGCCGAGGTCGGCGAGAGCCGCATCGTCGACATCGCCACGCGCCTCGCGGTGCAGGCCATGCGCGGCGTCTCGGGTGCCGAGATCGAACCGGCGCTCTGGGAGGTCGACGCCAACCTGCGTCCCGAGGGCAAGCAGGGTGCACTCGTGCGGACGCTCGACTCCCACCTCTCGTATTACGACCGATGGGCGAAGAGCTGGGAGTTCCAGGCGCTGCTCAAGGCCCGCCCGATCGCGGGCGACCCCGAGCTCGGGGATGCGTACGTGCGAGCGGTGCAGCCGAAGGTCTGGACGAGCGCCGCGCGCACGGACTTCGTCGACAGCGTGCAGCGGATGCGCGAGCGGGTCACCGAGCACATCCCCGCCGCTGAGCTCGCCCACCAGATCAAGCTCGGCCCCGGTGGCATCCGCGATGTCGAGTTCACGGTGCAGCTGCTGCAGCTCGTGCACGGCCTGAGCGACGAAGGGATCCGTCAGCGCGGCACGCTCGACGCCCTCGAGGCGCTCGTCACGGAGGGCTACATCGGACGCCCCGAGGCCGCCGCGTTCTCGCGCGACTACCGCATCCTGCGGGTTCTCGAGCACCGGATGCAGCTGCGCGGCCTTCGGCGGACCCACCTCATGCCGTCGCGTCCCGAAGAGCTCCGGGCGCTCGCGCGCGCCAGCAGGCTCGCCGACTCCGGACCCGGTGTCTGGCAGGTCTGGGAGTCCGTCAAGCGCGAAGTGCGCGACATCCATGTCCGGCTCTTCTACCGGCCGCTCCTGTCGGCAGTGGCGGCGCTGCCCGCCGAGGAGCGCACGCTGTCGCCCGAGCAGGCGCACGACCGGCTCGCGGCCATCGGCTTCGCCGATCCCGCCGGCGCCCTCCGCCACATCGCCGCCCTGACCAACGGCCTCAGCCGCAAGGCGACGATCCAGCGGCACCTCATGCCCGTCATGATCCGCTGGTTCGCGGACGGCGCCGACCCGGACTACGGTCTTCTGGCGTTCCGCCGCATCAGCGAGCGGCTCGGCGACAGCCCGTGGTTCCTGCGCATGCTGCGCGACTCTTCCGGGGCCGCAGAGAGTCTCACGCGGGTGCTGTCGGGGTCGCGGTACGTGGGCGAGCTCATGGAGTGGATCCCGGAGTCCGCGGCGTGGCTCGATGACGATGAGCTCCTGGTCCCGCGCACCGGGCACGCGCTGCAGGAGGAGGCGCGCGCGATCCAGGCGCGCCACTCGTCGACCGACGACGCGATGCGCTCGATCCGCGGCCTGCGGCGGCGGGAGCTGCTGCGCACGGCGATGGCGGCCATCCTGGGGATCATCACGGTCGAGGAGCTCGCCGAGTCCCTGACGACCATCACCGAGGTGACGATCCAGGCGACGCTGCGGGCTGTGCGCCGCGAGATCGTGCCGCCCGAGGACGCGTCGCTCGACTTCTCGGTCATCGCGATGGGCCGCTTCGGCGGGCGCGAGCTCGGCTTCGGCTCGGACGCCGACGTCATGTACGTGTACAAACCGAACGACGTCGACCCGCAGCGGGCCCACGAGCTCGCACTGAAGCTCGTGGCGGCGGTGCGCAAGCACTCCGAGGACCACCGCGTGCCCCTCGACCTCGACGCGGACCTGCGGCCCGAGGGTCGCAACGGCCCGCTCGCGCGCTCCTTGGACTCCTATGCCGCGTACTACCAGCGCTGGTCCCTCTCGTGGGAGGCCCAGGCGCTTCTGCGTGCCCGCGGGGTCGCGGGCAGCGTCAAGCTCATCGTCGAGTTCATGGAGCTCGCCGACGCGGTGCGGTATCCGGCATCCGTCGACCCCCAGGGTCTGCGCGAGATCAAGCGGATCAAGGCCCGCGTCGAGAACGAGCGCCTGCCGCAGGGCGTCGACCCCGCGCGCCACCTCAAGCTCGGGCCCGGCTCGCTCAGCGACGTCGAGTGGCTCGTGCAGCTTCTGCAGCTCGAGCACGCCCACCGTGTCCCGGCGCTGCGGACGACGTCGACGATGAAGGCCCTCCGCGCGGCGCAGGAGGCAGGTCTCGTCCCCGAGTCGGCGAGCGACCGCCTCGCGGCGGCCTGGCGCCTCGCCAGCCGACTGCGTTCGGCGAACACGCTCCTCTCCGGGCAGACGAGCGACGTCCTCCCCGCCGACCGGCAGCGGCTCGACGGCATCGGGCGCCTGCTCGAGTATCCGCCGCGCTCCGCGACGCAGGTCGAGGAGGACTACCTCGCCGCGACGCGGCGTGCGCGCCGCGAGTTCGAGAAGCTCTTCTACGGCTGA
- the glnA gene encoding type I glutamate--ammonia ligase — protein sequence MFKDSSEVLKYIKDEDVKFLDIRFTDLPGVQQHFNIPAATVDEEFFTVGQLFDGSSIRGFANIHESDMQLIPDVSTGYLDPFRDAKTLIMVFDIYNPRNGEIYAKDPRQVAKKAEKYLASTGIADTAFFAPEAEFYIFDDVRFEVKQNSSFYSVDSEEGAWNSGREEEGGNLANKTPYKGGYFPVSPVDKQADLRDDISLKLIEAGLHLERAHHEVGTGGQAEINYRFDTMVHAADDILKFKYIVKNTAEQWGKTATFMPKPLFGDNGSGMHTHQSLWNGGQPLFYDEKGYGGLSDIARWYIGGILAHAPAVLAFTNPTLNSYHRLVKGFEAPVNLVYSAGNRSAAIRIPITGSNPKAKRIEFRAPDASGNPYLAFAAQLMAGLDGIKNRIEPHEPVDKDLYELPPEEAKGIPQVPNSLQDSLDALAADHAFLTEGNVFTEELIETWIDYKVENEIKPLAQRPHPFEYELYYGV from the coding sequence ATGTTCAAAGATTCTTCCGAGGTGCTCAAGTACATCAAGGATGAGGACGTCAAGTTCCTCGACATCCGCTTCACGGATCTCCCTGGTGTGCAGCAGCACTTCAACATCCCGGCAGCAACCGTCGACGAGGAGTTCTTCACCGTCGGACAGCTGTTCGACGGCTCCTCGATCCGTGGCTTCGCGAACATCCACGAGTCGGACATGCAGCTGATCCCGGATGTCTCGACGGGCTACCTCGACCCGTTCCGCGACGCCAAGACGCTCATCATGGTGTTCGACATCTACAACCCGCGCAACGGCGAGATCTACGCGAAGGACCCCCGCCAGGTCGCCAAGAAGGCCGAGAAGTACCTCGCGTCGACCGGCATCGCCGACACCGCGTTCTTCGCGCCCGAGGCGGAGTTCTACATCTTCGACGACGTCCGCTTCGAGGTGAAGCAGAACTCGAGCTTCTACTCGGTCGACTCCGAAGAGGGCGCCTGGAACTCGGGCCGCGAGGAAGAGGGCGGCAACCTCGCCAACAAGACCCCCTACAAGGGCGGCTACTTCCCCGTCTCCCCCGTCGACAAGCAGGCCGACCTGCGCGACGACATCAGCCTCAAGCTCATCGAGGCGGGCCTGCACCTCGAGCGCGCGCACCACGAGGTGGGCACGGGCGGCCAGGCCGAGATCAACTACCGCTTCGACACGATGGTGCACGCGGCAGACGACATCCTGAAGTTCAAGTACATCGTCAAGAACACGGCCGAGCAGTGGGGCAAGACCGCCACGTTCATGCCGAAGCCGCTCTTCGGCGACAACGGCTCGGGCATGCACACGCACCAGTCGCTGTGGAACGGCGGCCAGCCGCTGTTCTACGACGAGAAGGGCTACGGCGGTCTCTCCGACATCGCCCGCTGGTACATCGGCGGCATCCTCGCGCACGCCCCCGCTGTCCTCGCCTTCACGAACCCGACCCTCAACAGCTACCACCGTCTGGTGAAGGGCTTCGAGGCTCCGGTGAACCTGGTCTACTCGGCGGGCAACCGCTCGGCCGCGATCCGCATCCCGATCACCGGCTCGAACCCGAAGGCCAAGCGCATCGAGTTCCGCGCTCCGGATGCCTCGGGCAACCCGTATCTCGCCTTCGCGGCGCAGCTCATGGCCGGCCTCGACGGCATCAAGAACCGCATCGAGCCCCACGAGCCGGTCGACAAGGACCTCTACGAGCTGCCGCCCGAGGAGGCCAAGGGCATCCCGCAGGTGCCGAACTCGCTGCAGGACTCCCTCGACGCTCTCGCCGCCGACCACGCCTTCCTCACCGAGGGCAATGTCTTCACCGAGGAGCTCATCGAGACCTGGATCGACTACAAGGTCGAGAACGAGATCAAGCCGCTCGCGCAGCGTCCCCACCCGTTCGAGTACGAGCTGTACTACGGCGTGTGA
- a CDS encoding SPOR domain-containing protein, with translation MTDGSEKYWYNLKTGKVEKGFESPSVDRAGPFDTPEEAAHAPEVIRERSRAWSEDEAREDHWGSSDETGETGR, from the coding sequence ATGACGGACGGCAGCGAGAAGTACTGGTACAACCTCAAGACCGGGAAGGTCGAGAAGGGCTTCGAGTCCCCATCGGTCGATCGCGCCGGCCCCTTCGACACCCCCGAGGAAGCGGCTCACGCCCCCGAGGTCATCCGCGAGCGGTCACGCGCGTGGTCGGAGGACGAGGCACGCGAAGACCACTGGGGTTCATCCGACGAGACCGGCGAGACCGGCCGATAA
- a CDS encoding RDD family protein, producing the protein MLRAPGYAEEVTETSQRYPGERLGLPERGSGSIARLGRRVGALFIDYGAAYLISGFWGWDSLAILAIFATIQIVFIPTLQGSPGHRIFGLRLVRLDGVWTGLWRPIVRTLLLVIVIPAVIWDADQRGLHDKAAGTVLLRA; encoded by the coding sequence ATGTTACGCGCACCTGGGTACGCTGAGGAGGTGACGGAGACGAGCCAGCGATATCCCGGTGAACGACTCGGGCTGCCGGAGCGCGGCAGCGGCTCGATCGCACGTCTCGGCCGCCGTGTCGGCGCGCTCTTCATCGACTACGGCGCCGCCTATCTCATCTCGGGCTTCTGGGGCTGGGACTCCCTCGCGATCCTGGCGATCTTCGCGACCATCCAGATCGTGTTCATCCCGACGCTGCAGGGAAGCCCCGGTCACCGGATCTTCGGGCTGCGCCTCGTGCGGCTCGACGGCGTGTGGACGGGACTGTGGCGTCCGATCGTCCGAACGCTCCTGCTCGTCATCGTCATCCCCGCGGTGATCTGGGATGCCGACCAGCGCGGACTGCACGACAAAGCGGCCGGCACCGTCCTCCTGCGCGCCTAG